The following coding sequences are from one Bufo bufo chromosome 2, aBufBuf1.1, whole genome shotgun sequence window:
- the RPS15 gene encoding 40S ribosomal protein S15, translated as MADAEQKKKRTFRKFTYRGVDLDQLLDMSYEQIMQLYCARQRRRLNRGLRRKQNSLLKRLRKAKKEAPPMEKPEVIKTHLRDMIILPEMVGSMVGVYNGKAFNQVEIKPEMIGHYLGEFSITYKPVKHGRPGIGATHSSRFIPLK; from the exons ATG GCGGACGCTGAACAGAAGAAGAAGAGGACCTTCAGGAAGTTCACATACAGAGGTGTGGACTTGGACCAGCTGCTTGATATGTCCTA TGAGCAGATCATGCAGCTGTACTGTGCCCGTCAGCGCCGGCGTCTGAACAGGGGCCTGCGCCGCAAGCAGAACTCTCTTCTGAAGCGTCTGCGCAAGGCTAAGAAGGAAGCTCCTCCCATGGAGAAACCAGAGGTCATCAAGACTCATCTGAGAGACATGATCATTTTGCCAGAAATGGTAGGCAGCATGGTGGGAGTCTACAACGGCAAAGCCTTCAACCAAGTTGAAATCAAG CCGGAGATGATTGGCCATTATCTGGGGGAATTTTCCATCACTTACAAGCCTGTAAAACATGGCAGACCTGGTATTGGTGCCACTCACTCCTCCAGGTTTATTCCACTGAAGTAA